In Blastopirellula sp. J2-11, a single genomic region encodes these proteins:
- a CDS encoding LON peptidase substrate-binding domain-containing protein: MASLTSYPIRLFPLPNLVLFPGVLQPLFIFEPRYRELLEQAKEDDGQIAMALLRRGWQPQYDQSPALHEVVCVGEIVACETHDDGTSNILMRGMQRARILYEIPSVSSYRTAQVQDLLGSAAGGTNESSEVATRLKRALAKTEFSQMFEQPSLGTSPSLEVMTDATAYALPWPLRLKQQLLAETNPIRRGEQLIRWLSDTDIDPHSIGRPPFPLPASAN, from the coding sequence ATGGCTTCGTTGACTTCGTATCCAATTCGACTCTTTCCTTTGCCCAATCTGGTCCTTTTTCCAGGCGTGTTGCAGCCGCTCTTTATCTTTGAGCCGCGATATCGAGAATTGCTGGAGCAAGCGAAGGAAGATGACGGCCAGATTGCGATGGCCCTGTTGCGACGCGGCTGGCAACCACAATACGATCAGAGTCCCGCGTTGCATGAGGTCGTATGCGTCGGCGAGATTGTCGCCTGTGAAACGCACGACGACGGAACGTCGAACATTCTGATGCGCGGCATGCAGCGTGCGCGGATTTTGTATGAGATTCCGTCCGTGTCGTCTTATCGCACAGCGCAGGTTCAAGATTTGCTCGGCTCCGCCGCTGGTGGAACCAACGAGTCAAGCGAAGTCGCAACTCGACTGAAGAGGGCGCTCGCTAAGACGGAATTTTCGCAAATGTTCGAGCAACCTTCGCTCGGAACTTCTCCTTCTCTCGAAGTCATGACCGACGCCACCGCCTATGCTTTGCCGTGGCCGCTGCGTCTGAAACAACAATTGCTGGCCGAAACCAACCCGATTCGTCGAGGCGAGCAACTGATCCGTTGGCTATCGGACACGGACATCGATCCGCATTCGATAGGGCGTCCACCGTTTCCCTTGCCAGCAAGCGCCAATTGA
- a CDS encoding DUF309 domain-containing protein — protein MNDSVEYDPRYLEGIRLFNDCEYFEAHDVWEELWADSSGEVREFYQGLIQTAVCLHHFVNENTRGAVKLFHSSRNYLGKYRPEYLGLDLELLFTEMENCCREIVASTETYPVGVIDVEKIPDLRHSAAIDEPNSENPD, from the coding sequence GTGAACGATTCGGTCGAGTACGATCCACGCTATCTCGAAGGGATTCGCCTGTTCAACGATTGCGAATATTTCGAGGCGCACGATGTCTGGGAAGAATTGTGGGCCGATTCGTCCGGTGAAGTTCGCGAGTTCTATCAAGGGTTGATTCAGACCGCGGTTTGCTTGCACCATTTTGTCAACGAGAATACGCGCGGCGCGGTCAAGCTATTCCATTCCAGCCGCAACTATCTGGGTAAATACCGTCCCGAATATTTGGGGCTCGATTTGGAACTGCTGTTTACAGAGATGGAGAACTGTTGCCGCGAGATCGTCGCGAGCACCGAGACCTACCCTGTTGGGGTGATCGACGTCGAGAAGATTCCTGATTTACGCCATTCCGCCGCAATCGACGAGCCCAACTCCGAAAATCCCGACTAA
- a CDS encoding PVC-type heme-binding CxxCH protein codes for MLKTPALSLGAWLLLLSAYCWAEDPFQSNVRPTDPLTPAAEQASFTLPSGFRMDLFAAEPQIAKPLNMAFDARGRLWVTETLEYPYPVPVGQPGRDAIKILEDTDGDGRADKTIVFADGLNIPIGLYPFAGGCVVYSIPNIYLLRDVDGDDVADERTVLYGPMGYDRDTHGMNNSFRRGFDGWLYACHGFSNVTSVAGADGHRVEMTSGNTYRMRLDGQRVEHFTHGQVNPFGMALDPWGNLFTADCHSKPIYQLLRGGFYPSFGRPDDGLGFVPPMMEHLHGSTAIAGVVRYDDNRFPAEYRGNFFSGNVMTSRINRNRLEYHGSTIQAIACDDFVQSTDPWFRPVDVQLGPDGALYVADFYNKIIGHYEVPLEHPGRDRHRGRIWRITYEGEGADRAHQKTPNLAAADVSALIDSLADPNLTTRLLATHQLVDRIGAEAQDPLRDAIQSDDSVTRAHAAWCLARLGLLELAELQRLAEDQDPLVRVHAMRILGEVGLAVWTDAHRQLAIASLQDQDAFVARAAADALGRHPHLENVRPLLSLWKGIRKDDSHLAMTARIALREHFRDAEVMASLSSVEWVKIEILLLSEIAIASRSPQGADFLLTHWPTIRLQRDFSSQALENASQYASPAAITTLIDVVTADLPPDLATQLRVLLPITQGAAARGEIPARLVQTVNQLLERLEEEIDENSSAWSFASPPDQEATAPPWNFETRIDEAGKPHRMLSSLPGGEQKSGRLRGPQFELPETFSFRVAGHNRFPREPAQGENFVQLRLATGEVVAKVDAPRTDIATRVAWDLKPYAGQLGYLEVVDQDRGGSYAWIALGDLDSQEMQLPETSPAERFVVLTAFAELAASLRDKADQAVIRRLILKTEEPQLQRPLAIQLTSRGAAVIYRPLAARVGAGIWPAAIDVRLVDTICNPEAADALEVYRQAATYFDFSSSRKLADELGSTVIGAKLLLQLVDEGKLPAALLADVSLREKLRLHADDTLQMLVEKVDVSSLAADTARQELLTQRIAGLQQSTGDLAKGAAMFKKHCAACHQISGEGALVGPQLDGIGNRGVERVLEDVLLPNQNVDQAFRTSILRLVSGEVLTGLVRSENAEKLAVVDSLGKERIIAVDEIEERRSSRLSLMPDNVADALQESEFYDLATYLSAQRANVSVENGTPSSP; via the coding sequence ATGCTGAAAACTCCTGCTCTTTCCTTGGGAGCGTGGTTGCTCTTGCTTTCCGCCTATTGCTGGGCGGAAGATCCTTTTCAAAGCAACGTTCGCCCGACCGACCCGCTGACGCCTGCCGCCGAGCAAGCCTCGTTTACGCTCCCCAGCGGATTTCGCATGGATCTGTTCGCCGCCGAGCCCCAGATCGCTAAGCCGCTGAATATGGCGTTTGACGCTCGGGGGCGACTCTGGGTGACCGAAACGCTGGAATACCCCTATCCCGTCCCGGTTGGCCAGCCGGGACGCGATGCGATCAAGATCTTGGAAGATACCGACGGAGATGGTCGCGCTGACAAGACGATTGTTTTTGCGGATGGTCTGAACATCCCGATCGGGCTCTATCCCTTTGCCGGCGGTTGCGTTGTCTATAGCATCCCCAATATTTATCTGTTACGCGATGTTGATGGTGATGACGTCGCTGATGAGCGAACCGTGTTGTATGGCCCTATGGGTTATGATCGCGACACTCATGGCATGAACAATTCGTTTCGCCGTGGATTTGATGGCTGGCTCTATGCGTGTCATGGTTTTAGCAACGTGACTAGCGTGGCCGGCGCTGATGGTCATCGGGTAGAGATGACTTCCGGCAATACCTACCGAATGCGGCTCGATGGTCAGCGGGTCGAGCATTTTACCCATGGTCAGGTCAATCCGTTTGGCATGGCGCTGGATCCATGGGGGAATCTGTTCACGGCCGATTGCCACAGCAAGCCGATCTATCAACTGTTGCGCGGGGGATTTTATCCCAGCTTCGGTCGACCCGACGATGGTCTGGGGTTTGTGCCGCCGATGATGGAGCACTTGCACGGCTCTACCGCGATCGCCGGCGTGGTTCGCTATGACGACAATCGATTTCCGGCCGAGTATCGCGGCAATTTTTTCTCCGGCAATGTAATGACCAGCCGGATCAATCGGAATCGGTTGGAGTATCACGGCTCAACCATTCAGGCGATCGCGTGCGATGACTTTGTGCAATCGACCGATCCTTGGTTTCGGCCAGTCGATGTGCAGCTAGGACCGGATGGCGCTTTGTATGTCGCCGACTTTTACAACAAAATCATCGGTCATTACGAAGTCCCGCTCGAACATCCTGGTCGCGATCGACATCGTGGTCGCATTTGGCGAATCACGTACGAAGGAGAGGGCGCCGACCGCGCTCACCAAAAGACGCCCAATTTAGCCGCTGCCGATGTTTCGGCGCTGATCGACAGCTTGGCCGATCCCAATCTAACGACGCGTCTGTTGGCGACGCATCAATTGGTGGATCGAATTGGCGCCGAGGCCCAAGACCCGCTGCGTGACGCGATCCAGTCCGACGATTCCGTCACTCGCGCCCATGCTGCGTGGTGTTTGGCGAGACTGGGGCTGCTGGAACTTGCCGAACTGCAGAGACTCGCCGAGGATCAGGATCCACTCGTGCGCGTCCATGCGATGCGCATTCTCGGCGAAGTTGGTCTCGCCGTTTGGACTGACGCGCATCGCCAATTGGCGATCGCCAGTTTGCAAGATCAAGATGCGTTCGTCGCTCGTGCGGCGGCCGATGCGCTGGGACGACACCCTCATCTCGAAAATGTCAGGCCACTGCTAAGCCTGTGGAAGGGGATACGAAAGGATGACAGTCATCTAGCGATGACGGCGCGGATTGCACTGCGAGAGCACTTTCGCGATGCAGAGGTCATGGCGTCGCTGTCCAGCGTTGAATGGGTGAAAATTGAAATATTGCTCCTCTCTGAAATCGCGATCGCGTCACGCTCTCCACAAGGCGCCGACTTCTTATTGACGCACTGGCCGACCATTCGACTGCAGCGCGATTTTTCCAGCCAGGCGCTGGAAAACGCGAGCCAATATGCGTCGCCGGCGGCGATCACTACTTTGATCGATGTCGTGACTGCCGATTTGCCGCCAGATCTGGCGACCCAGTTGCGGGTCTTGTTGCCGATCACGCAAGGCGCAGCCGCCCGCGGCGAGATCCCTGCCCGATTGGTCCAAACCGTGAATCAATTGCTCGAGCGACTGGAAGAAGAGATCGACGAAAATTCGTCGGCTTGGAGCTTTGCGTCGCCGCCTGATCAAGAAGCGACGGCGCCTCCTTGGAATTTCGAGACGCGCATAGACGAAGCAGGCAAACCGCATCGGATGCTTTCGAGTCTCCCCGGCGGCGAGCAGAAAAGTGGGCGTTTACGCGGGCCGCAGTTTGAATTGCCAGAGACGTTCTCGTTTCGCGTCGCCGGTCACAATCGTTTTCCTCGCGAACCAGCGCAGGGAGAAAATTTTGTCCAACTTCGCCTGGCGACCGGCGAAGTCGTCGCGAAAGTAGACGCGCCGCGAACCGACATCGCGACCCGCGTCGCGTGGGATTTGAAACCGTACGCCGGTCAGCTGGGATATTTGGAAGTGGTCGATCAAGATCGTGGCGGTTCGTATGCCTGGATCGCGCTGGGCGATCTTGATTCGCAGGAGATGCAACTGCCGGAGACTTCGCCTGCGGAACGATTTGTAGTGCTGACCGCCTTTGCGGAACTCGCCGCTTCACTGCGAGACAAGGCCGATCAAGCAGTGATTCGACGCTTGATCCTGAAGACGGAAGAACCGCAATTGCAACGTCCGTTGGCGATTCAATTGACTAGCCGCGGCGCGGCGGTGATCTATCGCCCTTTGGCCGCACGTGTAGGCGCCGGCATTTGGCCTGCTGCGATCGACGTTCGGCTGGTCGACACTATCTGCAATCCGGAAGCAGCTGACGCCCTGGAGGTCTATCGTCAGGCGGCGACCTATTTTGATTTTTCCAGCAGCCGGAAGCTGGCGGACGAGTTGGGATCGACTGTGATCGGCGCCAAATTGCTGCTGCAACTGGTCGATGAAGGCAAGCTGCCGGCGGCGCTGTTGGCCGACGTGTCGCTGCGTGAAAAATTACGACTGCATGCCGACGACACGTTGCAGATGCTGGTCGAAAAAGTGGATGTCAGTTCACTGGCCGCCGATACCGCGCGTCAAGAACTGCTGACCCAGCGAATCGCCGGCCTGCAGCAGTCGACCGGCGATCTCGCGAAGGGGGCGGCGATGTTTAAAAAGCATTGCGCCGCATGTCATCAAATTTCGGGAGAGGGGGCGCTCGTGGGGCCGCAACTTGACGGAATTGGCAATCGCGGAGTAGAACGCGTGCTGGAAGATGTTCTGTTGCCCAACCAAAATGTGGATCAGGCGTTTCGCACGTCGATCTTGCGACTGGTCAGCGGCGAAGTCCTCACCGGACTGGTCCGCAGCGAGAACGCCGAGAAGTTGGCGGTGGTCGATTCGCTTGGTAAAGAGCGAATCATCGCCGTTGACGAGATCGAGGAGAGACGCTCCAGTCGCTTATCGCTGATGCCGGACAACGTCGCCGATGCGCTGCAAGAGAGCGAATTTTACGATCTGGCGACTTACTTGTCCGCGCAACGAGCCAACGTTTCGGTTGAGAACGGGACGCCGTCGTCCCCCTGA
- a CDS encoding SHD1 domain-containing protein, producing MSGRIKLAFCLATLILLSVSSRAHARIWVDSEGRSVDAEFVSYDASGEVTLRRNDNGKTIKVAFSKFSDDDQRRIKDLRDKTTKTEGNPFTAKPITPDTFQSNPFASAASPSDGEGMQDKQKELLPGEKDASEAEARRELARTRYWTDNQGNRIKAKFVRIFEGNVILLQGNKAQSVDFYKLSDMDQRFLHDQMEILGEGDLLPPILIRIQNNNIDNNGAIANSLFPSDNTPSESNTGPGDRGRPSGLGMGPSGMSSFPPPSSTEPKNNFEAERDRLAREFEEKFAKSSIPAAQPAAREPEKLASNTPAYDPWANQSPSHGSSKSSPAPPKVTPPAPKVRPPSKPSRWPTSPSGRKPSMSGSPLGGDMVWECQTCHTQFDTVEKPSACYFCWSLRIGAFVLISVVGAAIRGAMS from the coding sequence ATGTCAGGCCGTATCAAGTTAGCATTTTGTCTGGCGACATTGATTCTGTTGAGTGTTTCTAGCCGGGCTCACGCACGTATTTGGGTAGATTCTGAAGGACGATCCGTCGACGCCGAGTTCGTCAGTTATGACGCGTCGGGCGAGGTCACTTTGCGCCGCAATGACAACGGCAAAACGATCAAGGTCGCGTTCTCAAAATTTAGCGACGATGACCAACGCCGTATCAAGGACTTGCGCGACAAAACCACAAAAACGGAGGGCAATCCCTTCACCGCAAAACCAATCACTCCCGACACTTTCCAGTCGAACCCTTTTGCCTCCGCCGCTTCGCCCTCCGATGGCGAAGGGATGCAGGACAAGCAGAAAGAGTTGCTGCCGGGAGAGAAGGATGCTTCAGAAGCGGAAGCACGTCGCGAACTAGCACGCACTCGCTATTGGACCGATAACCAAGGAAATCGGATCAAGGCGAAGTTTGTGCGGATCTTTGAGGGGAACGTGATTCTGCTGCAAGGAAACAAAGCGCAAAGCGTCGACTTCTACAAACTAAGCGACATGGATCAGAGGTTTCTCCACGATCAGATGGAAATCCTCGGCGAAGGAGATCTGCTTCCCCCGATCTTGATCCGTATCCAGAACAACAATATCGATAACAACGGTGCGATCGCTAACTCTCTATTTCCCAGCGACAATACGCCCAGTGAATCGAATACCGGTCCCGGCGATCGGGGACGACCAAGCGGACTGGGCATGGGGCCCAGTGGGATGAGCTCTTTCCCTCCACCGTCGAGCACGGAGCCCAAAAACAATTTCGAGGCGGAACGAGACCGTTTGGCTCGCGAATTTGAAGAGAAGTTTGCGAAGTCGAGTATTCCCGCCGCTCAGCCTGCGGCGCGAGAACCAGAAAAACTTGCCTCCAATACGCCGGCTTATGATCCTTGGGCGAATCAATCGCCGTCGCATGGATCGTCCAAGAGCTCGCCTGCTCCGCCGAAAGTGACTCCCCCGGCGCCGAAAGTGCGACCGCCGTCGAAACCAAGCCGCTGGCCCACCAGTCCGTCAGGCAGAAAACCGTCGATGAGCGGCAGTCCGCTGGGTGGTGATATGGTGTGGGAATGCCAAACTTGCCACACGCAGTTTGATACCGTCGAAAAGCCCAGCGCTTGTTACTTTTGCTGGTCGCTTCGCATCGGCGCCTTTGTTTTGATTTCAGTGGTTGGAGCCGCGATCCGGGGAGCGATGAGCTAG
- a CDS encoding AAA family ATPase — MDVATLAKKIIANSERVIMGKRQQIVFSLVAWFAEGHVLMEDVPGVAKTMLARTLAKSVGCSLKRVQCTPDLLPTDVTGASIFNQKTNEFQFRPGPIFANIVLADEINRTTPRTQAALLEAMAESRVTVDGTTHTLAPPFLVIATQNPIDHEGTFPLPEAQLDRFLMKFSLGYPNMDDELKMLGALESGNPLDAIGPVVSAEELVACQKAVRTIHIDEKVRRYILEIVHQSRKHEHLALGGSPRASIALFRASQALAAILGRKFVSPDDVKRILAPVMTHRMILRPESRLRKVSAADVLEEIVSAVPAPVLDVEARV, encoded by the coding sequence ATGGACGTCGCGACGCTCGCTAAAAAAATCATCGCCAATTCGGAACGAGTCATCATGGGAAAGCGACAACAGATCGTCTTCTCGCTGGTCGCCTGGTTCGCCGAAGGGCATGTTCTGATGGAAGACGTGCCTGGCGTCGCCAAAACGATGCTTGCCCGAACCTTGGCCAAAAGCGTCGGTTGCAGTTTAAAGCGGGTTCAATGCACGCCTGACTTGCTGCCGACCGATGTAACCGGCGCTTCGATCTTCAATCAGAAGACGAACGAGTTTCAGTTTCGCCCTGGTCCGATCTTCGCCAACATCGTGCTGGCCGACGAAATCAATCGGACGACTCCGCGCACTCAGGCCGCTTTGCTGGAAGCGATGGCCGAGTCGCGCGTCACGGTCGACGGAACCACCCATACGCTCGCGCCTCCTTTTCTGGTGATCGCGACGCAAAATCCGATCGATCATGAAGGGACGTTTCCACTGCCCGAGGCGCAGCTCGATCGTTTTCTGATGAAGTTCAGCCTTGGTTATCCCAACATGGATGACGAACTGAAAATGTTGGGAGCGCTGGAGAGCGGCAATCCGTTAGACGCAATTGGCCCGGTCGTTTCGGCCGAAGAGTTGGTCGCTTGTCAAAAAGCGGTTCGCACGATTCATATTGACGAGAAAGTTCGTCGCTACATTTTGGAAATCGTCCATCAATCGCGCAAGCATGAGCATCTGGCGCTTGGCGGCAGCCCGCGTGCTTCGATAGCGTTGTTCCGCGCCTCGCAAGCGCTGGCGGCGATCTTGGGGCGCAAATTTGTTTCGCCAGACGATGTGAAACGAATTCTGGCGCCGGTGATGACGCATCGCATGATCTTGCGTCCCGAAAGCCGGTTGCGAAAAGTCTCTGCCGCCGACGTATTGGAAGAAATTGTCAGCGCCGTGCCGGCCCCGGTCTTGGATGTGGAGGCCCGAGTTTAG